A single Pseudoalteromonas phenolica DNA region contains:
- the serA gene encoding phosphoglycerate dehydrogenase yields MSKVSLAKEKIKILLLEGVHQSAVETLKRNGYSNIDYVKTSLPEDELIERISDVHFVGIRSRTHLNQRVIDAAEKLVAVGCFCIGTNQVDLQATKERGIAVFNAPFSNTRSVAELVLGEILLLLRGIPQRNAMAHRGEWFKSAIGSYEARGKTLGIIGYGHIGTQLGIMAENIGMKVEFYDIEDKLTLGNAQQIQNLTQLLQRADVVSLHVPETPSTKNLIGMAELEVMKQGAILINASRGTVVDIDALSESLRDKKLAGAAIDVFPVEPKSNDEEFVSPLREFDNVILTPHVGGSTQEAQENIGIEVAGKLAKYSDNGSTLSAVNFPEVSLPELANRSRLLHVHVNRPGVLTQINQAFAQHGINIAAQYLQTDDKIGYVVIDVDTDHSEVALKELSAVEGTIRARILH; encoded by the coding sequence ATGAGTAAGGTTTCTTTAGCAAAAGAAAAGATCAAAATACTGTTGTTAGAGGGCGTACACCAAAGCGCAGTTGAAACCCTAAAGCGCAATGGGTATAGCAACATTGATTATGTTAAGACTTCCTTACCTGAAGATGAACTCATCGAACGTATTTCAGACGTTCACTTTGTGGGTATTCGCTCGCGTACTCACTTAAACCAACGCGTTATTGATGCAGCAGAAAAACTGGTTGCAGTAGGCTGCTTCTGTATTGGTACTAACCAAGTTGACCTGCAGGCGACTAAAGAGCGTGGTATAGCAGTATTTAACGCGCCATTCTCAAATACACGCTCGGTAGCAGAGCTCGTACTAGGCGAAATTCTTTTGTTACTTCGTGGTATTCCGCAACGTAACGCCATGGCTCACCGTGGTGAGTGGTTCAAATCAGCAATTGGCTCTTATGAAGCCCGTGGTAAAACTTTAGGTATTATTGGTTACGGTCATATCGGCACTCAGCTTGGTATTATGGCTGAAAACATCGGTATGAAAGTTGAATTTTACGACATTGAAGACAAACTGACGCTAGGTAATGCACAACAAATTCAAAACCTGACGCAACTTTTACAGCGCGCCGATGTAGTAAGCTTGCACGTTCCTGAAACACCATCGACTAAGAACCTTATCGGCATGGCTGAGCTTGAAGTGATGAAGCAAGGTGCGATTTTAATTAATGCTTCTCGCGGTACGGTAGTCGATATCGATGCTCTATCTGAGTCTCTAAGAGATAAAAAGCTAGCTGGTGCTGCAATCGACGTATTCCCGGTAGAACCAAAATCTAACGACGAAGAGTTTGTTTCTCCACTGCGCGAATTTGATAACGTGATCTTAACCCCACACGTAGGTGGTTCGACACAAGAAGCACAAGAAAACATTGGTATTGAAGTCGCTGGTAAACTGGCTAAATACTCAGATAATGGCTCTACACTAAGCGCGGTAAACTTCCCTGAAGTATCGTTACCTGAGCTTGCGAATCGTAGCCGCTTATTACACGTTCACGTCAACCGCCCAGGTGTGCTTACACAAATTAACCAAGCATTTGCTCAGCACGGCATCAACATTGCAGCTCAGTACCTACAAACCGACGACAAAATTGGTTATGTTGTTATTGATGTTGATACCGACCATTCTGAAGTAGCGCTGAAAGAGTTGAGCGCAGTTGAAGGTACTATCAGAGCACGTATTCTTCACTAA
- the mutY gene encoding A/G-specific adenine glycosylase, whose protein sequence is MQVSKQQAKWFAEQVVEWYHLHGRKTLPWQLGKTPYKVWVSEVMLQQTQVVTVIPYFERFMARFPTIVDLADAPEDEVLHHWTGLGYYARARNLHKTAKIVRDQYAGKFPETFEQVVDLPGIGRSTAGAILSLSLGQPHPILDGNVKRVLARFFMVEGWYGVKKVENLLWSLSDTITPKDNVTEFNQAMMDLGASLCSRSNFNCEACPLVSQCQAYANNQVKAFPNSKPKKEKPKKQAYHLIINADNKVLMEKRPSSGIWGGLFGFFEFESLQEVETFIAQQGLNGKIQSLESFVHIFTHFELTIHPQILKLDTIPDCVHDNPLIWFDLTEHPEVGLAAPTKKLVKLLGTMG, encoded by the coding sequence ATGCAGGTTTCAAAACAGCAAGCCAAATGGTTTGCCGAGCAAGTAGTAGAGTGGTACCACCTTCATGGTCGTAAGACCTTACCCTGGCAATTGGGCAAAACGCCTTACAAGGTATGGGTGTCTGAAGTGATGTTGCAGCAAACACAAGTTGTTACTGTGATCCCTTATTTTGAGCGTTTTATGGCGCGCTTTCCGACGATTGTCGATTTAGCGGATGCACCAGAAGATGAAGTTTTGCATCACTGGACGGGGTTGGGTTATTACGCCCGAGCACGTAATTTGCACAAGACCGCGAAAATTGTGCGTGATCAATATGCGGGTAAGTTTCCTGAAACCTTTGAACAAGTTGTTGACTTACCTGGGATAGGGCGCTCGACCGCTGGCGCGATTTTGTCGCTTTCACTAGGTCAGCCGCATCCGATTTTAGATGGTAATGTAAAGCGTGTCCTAGCTCGATTCTTTATGGTTGAAGGCTGGTATGGGGTTAAAAAAGTAGAAAACTTACTTTGGTCCTTAAGCGATACCATCACGCCAAAAGACAATGTCACTGAGTTTAACCAAGCCATGATGGATTTAGGTGCTAGCCTTTGCTCGCGCAGTAATTTCAACTGCGAAGCGTGTCCGTTAGTGAGTCAGTGCCAAGCTTATGCAAACAACCAAGTTAAAGCTTTCCCTAACTCTAAACCGAAGAAAGAAAAGCCAAAAAAGCAGGCGTATCATTTGATAATTAACGCAGATAACAAGGTGCTTATGGAAAAGCGCCCAAGCTCGGGCATTTGGGGCGGATTGTTTGGCTTCTTTGAGTTTGAGTCATTACAAGAAGTAGAGACCTTTATTGCTCAGCAGGGGTTAAACGGAAAAATACAATCTCTAGAATCGTTTGTGCATATTTTTACGCATTTTGAACTGACGATACATCCGCAAATTTTGAAGTTAGATACTATTCCAGATTGTGTTCATGACAATCCGCTTATCTGGTTTGATTTGACAGAGCATCCAGAAGTTGGGCTTGCAGCACCAACGAAAAAGTTAGTTAAACTCCTAGGCACAATGGGGTAG
- the trmB gene encoding tRNA (guanosine(46)-N7)-methyltransferase TrmB produces the protein MNESSKANLEEALNEGKYIRKVRSFVKREGRLTKGQAAAIEKCWSSMGLEHSQGLLDFSQVFGNDNDVVLEIGFGMGKSLVEMAKNAPHLNFIGIEVHRPGVGACLMEADEAGLTNLRVFEHDAVEVLADCIADGSLTTMQLFFPDPWHKKRHHKRRIVQPEFVESLRQKLRVGGVFHMATDWENYAEHMLEVMTAAPGYENISETQDYVPRPDNRPLTKFEQRGHRLGHGVWDLMFKRSN, from the coding sequence ATGAACGAATCGAGTAAAGCCAATTTAGAAGAAGCTCTAAATGAAGGTAAATACATCCGCAAAGTCCGTAGTTTTGTAAAGCGCGAAGGCCGTTTAACAAAAGGACAAGCTGCTGCCATTGAAAAATGTTGGTCAAGCATGGGCTTAGAGCATAGCCAAGGCTTACTAGATTTCTCTCAAGTATTCGGCAACGACAACGACGTAGTACTTGAAATCGGTTTTGGCATGGGTAAGTCGTTAGTTGAAATGGCAAAGAACGCACCGCATTTAAACTTCATCGGTATTGAAGTGCACCGCCCAGGTGTTGGTGCATGCTTAATGGAAGCCGACGAAGCCGGTTTAACGAACCTGCGTGTATTTGAACATGACGCTGTTGAAGTGCTTGCTGATTGCATCGCTGATGGCAGCCTAACAACAATGCAGTTATTCTTCCCTGATCCTTGGCACAAGAAGCGCCACCACAAGCGCCGTATTGTGCAGCCAGAGTTTGTTGAGAGCCTTCGCCAAAAGCTAAGAGTTGGCGGCGTGTTCCACATGGCTACTGACTGGGAAAACTACGCTGAGCATATGCTAGAAGTAATGACTGCAGCACCTGGTTACGAAAATATCTCTGAGACACAAGATTATGTGCCTCGTCCAGACAATCGTCCACTGACTAAGTTTGAGCAGCGCGGCCATCGTCTAGGTCACGGCGTTTGGGACTTAATGTTCAAACGTAGCAACTAA
- a CDS encoding 5-formyltetrahydrofolate cyclo-ligase, whose product MSKIHEQKISRTEIRKKVREARRNLTPSFQNQAEENLTINFSQHIKLSKKAKIGLYLSNDGELNTNKLIQTLRVKKHQVYLPIIHPFNGASLLFQQYEENSPMVANRYAILEPKLNCSQICPLPELDILLMPLVAFDEQGNRLGMGGGYYDRTLAKHYAEQREKPKLIGLAHDCQKVESLPIEAWDVPLEQILTPTKFYQW is encoded by the coding sequence ATGAGTAAAATTCACGAACAGAAAATATCGCGTACTGAAATTAGAAAAAAAGTGCGCGAAGCCAGAAGAAACCTAACTCCATCATTTCAAAATCAAGCTGAAGAAAACTTAACTATTAATTTTTCTCAACACATAAAACTCTCTAAAAAGGCCAAAATAGGGCTTTATCTTAGCAATGATGGAGAACTCAACACAAACAAGCTAATTCAGACACTTAGAGTTAAAAAACATCAAGTTTACCTACCTATAATTCACCCTTTTAACGGCGCCTCATTACTATTTCAGCAATATGAAGAAAACTCACCCATGGTGGCGAATCGCTATGCTATCTTGGAACCTAAGCTGAATTGCAGCCAAATTTGCCCGCTTCCAGAATTAGATATTTTGCTAATGCCCTTAGTTGCATTTGATGAGCAAGGTAATCGACTTGGAATGGGCGGCGGCTACTACGATAGAACATTGGCCAAGCACTATGCTGAACAACGTGAAAAGCCTAAGTTAATTGGTCTTGCCCACGATTGTCAGAAAGTAGAAAGCTTACCAATAGAAGCATGGGATGTACCTTTAGAGCAGATTTTAACACCGACGAAGTTTTACCAGTGGTAA
- a CDS encoding methyltransferase has translation MSRLANPSLLLLRNEEELTGERILVINTMRDGFLRELKQLNPNSDIHAFSYNVADHQDSQKHKGITSHVSHSLPVLEELDLVIYYYPKSKPEALMMLDNIRAIASSKTRILIVGDNKGGVKSAEKQFKPFAGEFYKLESAKHCVLFEFADLTLLDGFDISSYQTTFTVSVNDQSFEVASVPGVFNHGKLDDGTRLLLEQIAVPYKGKVLDFGCGAGIIATYLGLKTPELRLNCLDVSALAVYATEQTLKLNNLEGNVILSDGMQAVSGQFDLIISNPPFHTGISTDYQIAEDFLALSKQFLKPKGKLTIVANSFLKYQPILEAQFGEYETIAKNNKFAVYHAQKS, from the coding sequence ATGAGTCGATTAGCAAATCCAAGTTTATTGCTTCTTCGCAACGAAGAAGAACTGACAGGCGAACGCATTTTAGTGATTAACACCATGCGTGACGGCTTTCTTCGCGAATTAAAGCAATTAAACCCAAATAGCGATATTCACGCTTTTAGCTATAATGTTGCTGATCATCAAGACTCACAAAAACACAAAGGCATCACGAGTCATGTTTCCCATAGTTTGCCTGTTCTGGAAGAACTCGATTTAGTTATCTATTACTACCCGAAGTCAAAGCCTGAAGCTTTGATGATGCTCGATAATATCCGAGCTATCGCTTCATCGAAAACACGTATATTAATTGTTGGAGACAACAAAGGCGGTGTTAAATCTGCTGAAAAGCAATTTAAACCTTTTGCAGGTGAATTTTATAAATTAGAAAGCGCAAAGCACTGCGTGCTATTCGAATTTGCTGACTTAACCTTATTAGATGGTTTTGATATCAGCAGCTACCAAACCACATTCACTGTGAGTGTCAACGACCAAAGCTTCGAAGTAGCAAGCGTGCCAGGGGTTTTCAATCACGGAAAACTGGATGATGGTACTCGTCTATTGCTCGAGCAAATTGCCGTGCCTTATAAAGGCAAAGTGCTAGATTTTGGCTGTGGTGCTGGGATTATCGCCACTTACCTAGGACTAAAAACACCAGAATTGAGACTGAACTGTTTAGATGTTAGCGCTTTGGCTGTATATGCTACCGAACAGACGCTAAAACTAAACAACCTCGAAGGCAATGTGATTTTGAGTGATGGTATGCAAGCTGTGTCTGGTCAGTTTGATTTAATCATCAGTAACCCGCCATTCCACACGGGTATTTCAACAGATTACCAAATTGCTGAAGACTTTTTAGCGCTTTCTAAGCAATTCTTAAAACCTAAAGGCAAGCTCACCATAGTTGCTAATAGCTTTTTAAAATATCAGCCAATCTTAGAAGCACAGTTTGGCGAATATGAAACCATTGCGAAAAATAATAAATTTGCGGTGTATCACGCACAAAAATCGTAA
- the arcA gene encoding two-component system response regulator ArcA, producing MQTPVILIVEDEDVTRLNLVSLFEAEGYKVIEAIDGDDMHDKLTTHDDVNLVIMDINLPGKNGLILARELRQKKNVGLIFLTGRDNDVDRILGLEIGADDYITKPFNPRELTIRARNLISRTGNNPEDSAIESSGVITFNGWELDENSRCLTSPAGEAKRLPKGEYRALRLMLDSPGRIFSREQLIKHMTGRELRANDRTVDVTIRRIRKHFESDTNTSELISTIHGEGYRFIGKIDS from the coding sequence ATGCAAACGCCAGTCATTCTGATTGTTGAGGATGAAGACGTAACTCGCTTGAACCTCGTTAGTTTATTTGAGGCAGAAGGTTACAAAGTAATTGAAGCCATTGATGGCGATGATATGCACGACAAGCTAACGACTCATGATGATGTCAATCTGGTAATTATGGATATTAATTTACCAGGCAAGAATGGCTTAATTTTAGCTCGCGAACTTCGCCAAAAGAAAAATGTAGGTCTTATTTTCTTAACTGGCCGTGACAACGATGTCGATCGCATTCTTGGTTTAGAAATTGGTGCTGATGATTACATCACGAAACCATTCAACCCAAGAGAATTAACTATCCGTGCTCGTAATTTGATTTCTCGTACAGGTAACAACCCTGAAGATTCTGCGATTGAAAGCAGTGGTGTAATCACTTTCAATGGTTGGGAGCTTGATGAGAATAGCCGTTGTCTGACATCACCTGCAGGCGAAGCTAAACGCTTACCTAAAGGTGAGTACCGTGCACTTCGTTTAATGCTAGACTCTCCAGGTCGTATTTTCAGCCGTGAGCAGTTAATTAAACACATGACAGGTCGTGAGCTTCGCGCAAATGATAGAACGGTAGACGTCACGATTCGTCGTATTCGTAAGCACTTTGAGAGTGATACAAATACCTCTGAACTAATTAGCACCATTCACGGTGAAGGTTACCGCTTCATCGGTAAGATTGATAGCTAA
- a CDS encoding sensor histidine kinase → MAKQITKTSIRKVLISAVMLVTALCLSLSISISTYLDVKEQKQLIINKLDMIADIIAFNAQITLIFEDRKTEEKRLKSFSKVELVKNIHIYDIDDVTKKPVFFTSYNASKTPPVPLKVGSIEELKQPRITDNYIELIKPVEYEGKIEGYVYIRGSLERLNKYINNKILVDILLTLFVLLLVLLVARNIQRRIATPIEDLSLLLQDVSKNHNYNTRAASSHIEELNTLSNNLNIMLSRTQNQIERHEADKQEINQLNQSLEEKVNQRTIALREANQELLNTLERMHQYQNQIVESEKMASLGQMVAGVAHEVNTPIGLGVTGSTLLRDKLADIQAAFEQKTLTSKQLERFINDGVENLDLIYRNLNRAADLISNFKRVAVSQDTEISAEVNVKSLLSNILMAMNAEISIKSPDIELSLPENLTISSKTGPLQQIFEQLISNSLIHGFESENDNQIKIGAESSGNNLEITYIDNGCGVPTSIKKRIFDPFVTTKRGEGGSGLGMHLVYNLVTQALDGSITLDEDYSDGTRFIISLPLGELTS, encoded by the coding sequence ATGGCTAAACAAATAACAAAAACAAGCATTAGAAAGGTATTGATCAGCGCAGTTATGCTCGTAACAGCTCTATGCCTATCGCTGTCTATTTCTATTTCTACTTACCTTGACGTTAAAGAACAAAAACAATTGATTATTAACAAGCTTGATATGATAGCCGATATCATTGCTTTTAATGCGCAAATCACGCTAATTTTCGAAGACAGAAAAACCGAAGAAAAACGCCTTAAATCATTCAGTAAAGTTGAACTTGTCAAAAACATACACATTTACGACATAGACGACGTCACTAAGAAACCAGTGTTCTTTACCAGCTATAACGCCAGTAAAACCCCTCCCGTGCCTTTAAAAGTGGGTAGCATTGAAGAGCTAAAACAACCTCGAATTACTGACAACTATATTGAATTAATAAAACCAGTCGAATATGAGGGTAAAATCGAGGGTTACGTCTACATCAGAGGATCTTTAGAGAGACTAAATAAATATATCAACAATAAAATACTAGTTGATATATTACTGACCTTATTTGTTCTTTTGTTAGTTCTACTAGTCGCCCGCAACATTCAAAGGCGAATAGCAACGCCTATTGAAGACTTATCTTTACTGCTGCAGGATGTATCTAAAAACCACAATTACAATACTCGAGCTGCAAGCAGCCATATTGAAGAGTTAAATACCCTTTCAAATAACCTCAATATCATGCTTTCACGTACGCAAAATCAAATAGAACGTCACGAAGCTGATAAACAAGAAATTAATCAGCTGAACCAAAGCCTGGAAGAAAAAGTAAATCAAAGAACCATAGCCCTTCGTGAAGCAAACCAAGAACTGCTCAACACTTTAGAACGCATGCACCAATATCAAAACCAGATTGTAGAAAGTGAAAAAATGGCATCTCTAGGTCAAATGGTAGCGGGGGTTGCGCATGAAGTTAATACGCCAATTGGCCTTGGCGTAACTGGTTCAACGCTTCTAAGAGATAAGCTTGCTGATATACAAGCCGCATTCGAACAAAAAACGCTCACATCCAAACAATTAGAAAGGTTTATAAACGATGGGGTTGAGAACCTTGACCTTATCTACAGAAATTTAAACCGAGCAGCAGATCTCATCTCAAACTTCAAACGTGTAGCTGTTAGTCAAGATACAGAGATTAGCGCCGAAGTTAACGTTAAGTCTCTACTTAGCAATATACTCATGGCGATGAATGCTGAGATTTCAATTAAATCGCCAGATATTGAATTAAGTCTACCTGAAAACCTAACCATTTCGAGTAAAACAGGCCCGTTACAACAGATATTTGAACAACTTATATCAAATTCCCTTATCCACGGTTTTGAAAGTGAAAACGACAATCAAATAAAGATTGGTGCTGAAAGTAGCGGAAACAATTTAGAGATTACTTATATAGATAATGGCTGCGGTGTACCAACTTCTATTAAAAAGAGAATATTTGACCCATTTGTTACTACCAAACGCGGTGAAGGTGGAAGCGGTTTAGGTATGCACCTAGTTTATAATCTTGTGACTCAAGCCCTAGATGGCTCTATTACTTTAGATGAAGATTATAGCGACGGTACTCGATTTATTATTTCTTTACCTCTGGGCGAATTAACATCATGA
- a CDS encoding P-II family nitrogen regulator produces the protein MKMISAIIKPFKLDEVREALSELGVEGMTVVDVKGFGRQRGHTELYRGAEYQVDFIPKIKVEIATQSENAERIVNKLSEVARTGKIGDGKIFVYDLDQVVRIRTGEFDEEAI, from the coding sequence ATGAAAATGATCAGCGCTATCATTAAGCCATTTAAGCTTGATGAGGTCCGAGAAGCATTATCAGAACTCGGTGTAGAAGGCATGACAGTCGTTGACGTAAAGGGATTTGGGCGTCAACGCGGTCATACTGAACTATATCGAGGGGCTGAGTACCAAGTGGATTTCATTCCTAAAATCAAAGTCGAAATCGCAACACAGAGTGAAAACGCAGAGCGAATTGTTAATAAGTTAAGTGAAGTGGCTAGAACCGGCAAAATCGGTGACGGTAAGATTTTTGTGTATGACCTAGACCAAGTAGTGCGTATTCGTACTGGTGAATTCGACGAAGAAGCGATTTAG
- the rpiA gene encoding ribose-5-phosphate isomerase RpiA — protein MTQDEMKKAAAWAALEFVEEGTIVGVGTGSTVNHFIDALGSIKDDIKGAVSSSEASTDKLKALGIEVYELNDVAKLDVYVDGADEINAQNDMIKGGGAALTREKIVAAVADKFICIVDNTKHVETLGTFPLPVEVIPMARSYVARELLKLGGDPVYRQGVITDNGNVILDVHGLEINDAKQLEQQINQIVGVVTNGLFAERGADIVITGTPEGPKIVK, from the coding sequence ATGACTCAAGACGAAATGAAAAAAGCAGCGGCGTGGGCTGCACTAGAGTTTGTAGAAGAAGGCACTATTGTAGGTGTTGGCACAGGCTCTACGGTAAACCATTTTATTGATGCGTTAGGCAGCATTAAAGATGACATTAAAGGCGCAGTATCTAGCTCAGAAGCTTCTACTGATAAGTTAAAAGCACTAGGCATTGAAGTTTACGAGTTAAACGATGTGGCTAAGTTAGACGTGTATGTTGACGGCGCTGATGAGATCAATGCACAAAATGACATGATCAAAGGTGGTGGCGCAGCATTAACCCGTGAAAAAATCGTAGCGGCAGTAGCTGATAAATTTATTTGTATTGTTGATAACACCAAACACGTAGAAACTTTGGGTACATTCCCACTACCAGTTGAAGTGATCCCTATGGCACGCAGTTATGTGGCAAGAGAACTGCTTAAACTAGGTGGCGATCCGGTTTACCGTCAGGGCGTGATCACTGACAACGGTAACGTGATCTTGGATGTTCACGGTTTAGAGATCAACGATGCAAAGCAGCTTGAGCAACAAATTAACCAAATCGTCGGCGTAGTTACCAACGGCTTATTTGCAGAGCGCGGCGCTGACATCGTTATCACAGGGACACCAGAAGGTCCTAAAATTGTAAAATAG
- a CDS encoding oxidative damage protection protein has protein sequence MARTVFCQKLQKEAEGLAFQLYPGEVGEKIFNNISKEAWQQWQHKQTMLINEKHLNMMDPDHRQLLEEQMVGFLFEGKEVEIEGYRPPEK, from the coding sequence ATGGCACGCACAGTGTTTTGTCAGAAATTACAAAAAGAGGCTGAAGGCCTTGCTTTTCAACTTTACCCTGGTGAAGTGGGTGAAAAGATTTTCAATAATATCTCTAAAGAAGCTTGGCAACAGTGGCAGCATAAACAAACTATGCTGATCAATGAAAAGCACCTAAACATGATGGATCCAGATCACCGTCAGTTGCTAGAAGAGCAAATGGTCGGTTTCTTATTTGAGGGTAAAGAAGTAGAAATCGAAGGCTATCGTCCACCTGAGAAATAA
- a CDS encoding S10 family peptidase: protein MKLKTIIISAALLISHAVNASEHSRQIDIDNQVVTKHKTKILGERINYTATTGTQPVWDEEGHPIATLHYTYYKKTDVKDISKRPLLISFNGGPGSASVWMHIAYTGPKTLNIDTEGYPVQPYGVQTNPYSVLDVADIVFVNPVNTGYSRVLPNKDGKMPSKAEQKKRFFGVNADIKYLAEWLNTFVNRNNRFLSPKFLIGESYGTTRVSGLAHELQNSQWMYLNGVVLVSPTDIGIKRQGPVKAANRLPYYAAAAWYHKALAPELQNKDLLDVLEEVETYTINQYLPALAKGAFISDAEKQQTIKQVAKFSGLSETFVAQNNLDIPTSAFWKELLRGRGQTLGRLDSRYLGIDKRDAGSRPDYWPELTSWLHSFTPAINYYLREELNYKTDIKYNMFGSVHPWDRTNNNTGEQLRLAMAQNPYLNVLVQAGYYDGATNYFDAKYTMWQLDPSAKMRDRLSFKGYRSGHMMYLRRADLEQSNQDLREFIQNALPNGKSAKY, encoded by the coding sequence ATGAAATTAAAAACCATCATCATCAGTGCAGCATTGCTGATTAGTCATGCGGTCAATGCCAGTGAACATAGCCGCCAAATCGACATAGACAATCAAGTTGTTACTAAGCATAAAACTAAAATTCTGGGTGAAAGAATTAACTACACTGCGACCACTGGCACTCAACCAGTATGGGATGAAGAAGGTCATCCGATCGCCACTTTGCATTACACCTATTACAAAAAAACGGATGTTAAAGATATAAGTAAACGTCCACTGCTTATTTCATTCAATGGTGGCCCCGGCTCAGCATCAGTATGGATGCATATTGCCTATACAGGCCCTAAAACATTAAATATCGATACCGAGGGCTATCCAGTTCAGCCGTACGGTGTACAAACTAACCCTTACTCAGTTTTAGACGTAGCCGACATTGTTTTCGTAAATCCTGTGAATACTGGCTATTCGCGTGTTTTACCAAACAAAGATGGAAAAATGCCTAGCAAGGCGGAGCAGAAAAAGCGTTTCTTTGGTGTCAATGCTGATATCAAATATCTAGCAGAATGGCTAAACACTTTTGTAAATCGAAACAACCGCTTTTTATCGCCTAAATTTTTAATTGGTGAAAGCTATGGTACAACCCGTGTCTCAGGTCTTGCTCACGAACTACAAAACAGCCAATGGATGTACTTAAATGGCGTAGTACTTGTATCGCCTACTGATATTGGCATTAAACGCCAAGGCCCTGTAAAAGCAGCTAATCGCTTACCTTACTATGCGGCAGCAGCTTGGTACCACAAAGCTTTAGCGCCAGAGCTACAAAATAAAGACTTGTTAGACGTATTAGAAGAAGTTGAAACTTACACCATTAACCAATATCTACCGGCATTGGCAAAAGGTGCATTTATCAGCGATGCTGAAAAACAACAAACAATTAAACAAGTTGCTAAGTTCAGTGGTTTATCAGAAACCTTTGTTGCACAAAACAATTTAGACATTCCAACCAGCGCTTTTTGGAAGGAGCTGCTAAGAGGTAGAGGTCAAACACTTGGCCGCTTAGACTCTCGTTATTTAGGTATTGATAAACGCGATGCTGGCAGTCGCCCTGATTATTGGCCTGAGCTAACCTCATGGCTGCACTCTTTCACGCCAGCCATTAATTACTATCTACGTGAAGAGTTAAATTACAAAACCGACATTAAATACAATATGTTTGGCTCGGTTCATCCATGGGATCGAACAAACAACAACACTGGTGAGCAACTACGTTTAGCCATGGCGCAAAACCCTTACCTTAATGTGTTAGTGCAAGCGGGATACTATGACGGTGCAACCAATTATTTCGATGCAAAATATACGATGTGGCAACTCGACCCAAGTGCAAAAATGCGTGACCGTTTAAGCTTTAAAGGTTATCGCTCAGGCCATATGATGTATTTACGTCGTGCTGATTTAGAGCAATCGAATCAAGACTTACGTGAATTTATTCAAAACGCCCTACCGAATGGCAAGTCAGCTAAGTACTAA
- a CDS encoding YfiR family protein, with amino-acid sequence MRYWLTLSLLISSFGVIGKTPEQIRSAFLYQMANFIEFPSMSDAGIRFCFYDLKSGPGAILNKNKSLKIKGLPISIKKVEKNTKILELSSQCEITYFDGALSNDILLAYDKNTPLDMLMVSDNLSFLDNEGMAALVQEGNKIRLYVNKQQIAKHNFKVLSRLLAVAKFHPN; translated from the coding sequence ATGAGGTATTGGTTAACTCTTTCTCTGTTAATCTCCTCTTTTGGTGTTATAGGTAAAACACCAGAGCAGATCCGCTCTGCTTTTTTATATCAAATGGCCAATTTTATTGAATTTCCATCAATGAGCGATGCAGGCATTCGCTTCTGTTTTTATGATCTAAAATCAGGACCAGGAGCCATATTAAATAAGAATAAAAGCCTAAAAATAAAAGGGTTACCAATAAGCATTAAAAAAGTAGAAAAAAACACCAAAATTTTGGAACTTTCCAGTCAATGTGAAATCACATACTTTGATGGAGCTCTTAGCAATGATATACTGCTCGCTTATGACAAGAATACGCCCCTAGATATGTTAATGGTTAGTGATAACTTAAGTTTTTTAGATAATGAAGGAATGGCGGCGCTTGTTCAGGAGGGCAATAAAATCAGGCTTTACGTTAATAAGCAACAGATTGCAAAACATAACTTTAAAGTGCTTTCTCGGTTACTTGCCGTAGCAAAGTTTCACCCTAACTGA